In the genome of Trypanosoma brucei gambiense DAL972 chromosome 11, complete sequence, the window AATGCGCCTCCAGTTGCTCATCGTCGAAAGTGATAACCTTCCGCTTCCGCTTTCCCAATGTGTCATTCGCATCTTTGCCAACATTAAGCTCTACTCGAGCTGCAGAGACATGTCTCGGCTCTGGAACCGCACCCGCTGCTTCGTCGCCAGTGTTCGACACGGCGGCTTCAGCGCATTTGAAGTGAACAACAAACGAATGTCTGAACCCTTTCTTGGAGTCTCCCCATCCATCCCCAATGCTTGATGGGCTTTGGTTTTGCTCACAGCACAGGTGGCGGTGTTTGATCGCTTCCtcaattttccttcttaGGCTCAAGGCAGCGTCTCGGAGCTTCGCTGGGGATATAATTTCGTACGAGGACCGCACTGGTTTTTTCACGGCAGACACCGCTGGATGAGGCGGCAACTCCGAGCGAAGAATGTCTTCAATTTCTCGGGTTAACGCCTCCCGTGAGCTTGCAAGTGCTTCTACTGCACCAACACACCGGTGTCGCTGCTCCTCCAATGTGCTTTTCTTCACAGAGACCTCCCTTGAGGCTTCTTCATGCTGCTCCTGTAGCTCGCGCATAGATTCCTGTGCTGTTTTTATCTCAACTTCCGCAGTGGCGATAAGAAGGCGAAGAGCCCtaatttcttcttcctctgtgTTGGCCTTCAACTGCGCAGCGCAGAGCATGTCATAAATTCTCTCCACAGAATCAActgaaggggagggggaccGCTTGACCATACTCACCCCCCTTTGCCTTGTGCAGTGACTTGCGTTTTGGTGACGACACGTACAAATGTAATAATACGATAGATGGTGCTGTAAAaatggcagaaaaaaaagagaaagtggGGTTATGCTCATGTTAGTACTATACAGCGTCATCGGTCCGGGGGCAGAGTTGTATCAAAATAAAATTCTTGATACACCTTTTTGATGTCAAGTCAATTGTCAATGTCGCTTCCATCAAGAGTTACGCGCTTTCCTGCACCTTTCAAAACAAGCATCCACAATTCCGCCCACAGTTGTAGTTGACAAAGACGTGCGAGAGATGCTGGGAAGACAGCCACCCTAGATGAGCAAGGTAACAAATTACGcattcccctccctccccctgtATACTTAGGAAGTGGCATAACGCCAAACGTCCTCCAAAATACACGCGGCAGCCtgatgaaagagggaaaatgacCCACAGCTTCCTTttgactgctgctgctgctgctgctgaagtGCGACCACCTCGGCCTCCCGCCCAACTTCATCACCTTCAAGCAGCAACACTTCTTGTACCAGGGAGTCACGCGCGGTGCCTTTAATCAAATGGCGTCTAATGGTGTAGAACGCCGTCATTACGGATGCCTCATCTTCATCGCTATCCAATGTTGAGCAAGTCGCATCGCAACAATCATCTCGCAAAactgaaagggggaaaaccgTCATCCTGGAGGTGAATACTGGTTTATCATCCTTCTGTCTCATGTTTATTTGCGGTTTCTTCCGGAACAAAGAACAGCCACCAACCTTCTTTATTTCGTACTTCACCGAAGCACGCGGTCCACCTCCAAGGGAGGTGAGTCCTTGCAATACCTTGAGACAATCCACATGCACAGAACTGGTACCACCACCATTGTGGAAGTTGTGACTTAACGACGCCGTCTTCCCACGAATGGTACCGCCATCAACCTTACCACCCACTTGTCCGCACAATGTGTTGTGCCAGGAATGTTGAAACCAGCCTACGCCATACCGTCTCGAGTTTACCACATCTCCGTCACCGTCATCATTGCATATCAGCGAGAAGAGGCAGTGGCAGCCCGCCCCACGAATCTTATTCCGCACATGAGCCTCTGCGACAACAATATGGCTTGCTGCCACGCACCACATTATGTCAAGCGGAAGAGTTGTGACATCTCTATGCCATACAAACCCTCCAGAGCCAGCTTTCTTATAATTAAATGGCAGGCAGACGGAACAGCCACAAGCGCAAGATGAGGGAGGAGCAGTTGCTTTAGTCGGTACCTCATCTTCACCTGCGGGTGCAGCACGGAGGTTCTCCGCTTCAGCGCGATTTATCTCCTGCAGTAATTCATGAAACCGCGAGGTTGGATGACTAACCTCCACACATAGTGCTAAATGCGATGCGAAAATATCAGTATTCCCTTGGGCGGGTCGGACAGCCGTGTGAACAGGCGCTAAGGTTTCTGTTTCCGCGCTGCCATGACCGCTGCCTTCCAAATACCTTATTGCGCCACCAGTTCTGACAACCGTCCTTGAAGTGGCGAGACGTTTCCTCACGAACTGAATAAATCGCTCGTGATCCATTACACCACCACTCCCTTGTGTCTCCACAACAAAACCAAGCACGCAACAGAGAGCGCTTCCAACGCTTGTAAGAACAACGTTAAAAGGAACGCTACCACCGCAGCACCGGAGAGAGATCTCGCGGACGTGAATAAGTTGCAGGGGATGTGGTGACCCGCTTTGCGTTTCGTCATATGGCCAACAACTTAGTTGTTCAACAGCCAAAGCAGCGATGAGGAAACGGTCTCTGTGGTCACTTTTGCCAAAGAATGAGGATGAGGCACAAAGAAGACCACTTGCAGagaaaaatgcaacaaaagGCAGTGCATCACTGTCCGGGGCCCAAAGCTGTTCGCACGACTTCACCTCAATACTGTACGTCGCCGCAAGTGATTGAGCAATGACCGCAAACAAACACTGACATGAGCATTGTGCAAGTCCTTCCAACAACCGTAGGCTCTTACGGTCAGCGGTTGGTAACGAGGATACGGGGGACTTGTATGTGCAGGGGCCCAcacgacaaaaaaggaaactgaTAGGCACAATATCCTGTGAAACGAAAAATAGGAGGGCCTTACGCCGTGCCAATAGGCGCCGGCGAGCTACAGACTctgctttgctttttcctTGTATTTTGCTATCTGTTGCCTCCCAAGCGACGACGCGCCGCTCAAGGCCATCGGTATCGGGTACATTTCCACCTGCAAGTCCGTCGTACTCCAAAACGTCCTTTCCAGCGTGAGCCATTCCATCACCGCGCGGATCCCCTTTATCAGTGGGTGACGAAGTCACAGAGAGTGCATCAAGTAGCATCTGGATCCCACTACCACTTGTGCGACAGAGGACGTCCAACACACAGTCAAGTGTGAGTTCCAGCTCCCCTTCCGTTACGGCTGTTCCACCAACTGCAATTGTCACATTGCCTAATTCACCACCCATTCTCTGCTGGTGTAGGAGAACCAGCATTTCCTCCGCATGTTCGTCACTGGTGCTACGGAAACAGTGAAAAACGCGAGATGCGAGCGGCGCCTGAAATAACTGATCTATGTCacttaaaaaagggagagggccGAGTGATGGCGCGAAGAGCCGTCGGCCATCGCTCGACTGAAGGTGAATCCACGGCATGTTAAAAAGTTAAAGCCGTTTTTCCGAGTTGCGGAACTCACCTATACCCTCCTACTTACAAccaaggggaaaaaaaaataacaaaaatatcaatGGAAAAATGATGCGGCTCAACCATTAACACGACCCAAAAACACAAGGATGAGTAACAGAGGGAGGGTGAGTGaatatgaaagaaaacaaactgtAGAAGCGCCCGTAATGaaataattgaaaaaaaaaagaacataacGGAATACAACCCTCCCCAATGGGGATGGCTCTCCCCTGCCCCACCATACGCTACATAATAGTGCGATCTGTTTTAGCTCCACTGCCGGTCACCCATAAACGACCAACCTTTCCCGCTATTGAGCGGGTGACGTAATGGTTTGACTTGCACGCACGCAGACGAATGCACTTAACTTAATACACGTGCATAGCGTCATCCCCCTTCTTACATGGTCAAAACAGGGGGAAAACGCGGTCAAGAGAATAATGCGCGGAGGTGTAGAAGAACATTGCGATCAACTAGGAGTTAAAATAAGtgcaaagaaataaataaaagtaacCAAACGAACGAACCAAATTCAACTCGTGGCACGCTCGACTGCTGTAAATGCGTTCAGCGCACaccatcttttttcctcctcctcctcctcccttccgaacgaacaaacaactgTGCCATGTTTGTGACTGTCCGTCATTCAATCGCCGGTTTATCATCTCCGGTGCGGCGGTAGTCCACTGCTTTTTCGATGCCGAAACCACCGACAAACTGTTGCTACTGTGTGGCGCCGTTtaggcagcaaaaaaaaaaaaaagtagcacAAAACGCGCCGCTGCAAGCCCCCACGACACCCGTGCCGGAACTTAATTACCCTCTCCCTCTACATATAAGCCCATCATAAGTTTGCACGTAATGGAGGAGACGCACTTTccaatgaataaaaaaattgttgtcgcacaaagagggaatgattttaaaaaaagtctAAGTCACCAAACAGCAGCCCCTAATGGAACGAACAACCTCGAAAGCACgataaacaaagaagagcGGAAAGAAATAGGGGCTACATCTCCCACAATCAGCCACAGTTTGCGCTGTCAACCCAAACTCATTATATAcccatatacatatacaaaaatataaacgATAATGAGATCCTTTTCGTTCTAATAGACGTATGGGATTAAGCGATAACGAACTATTCTATGGAATTTGTGCATATCTTCTGCACCATACTTTTCACGCATCTGCTCTTCGTCCCTCAATTGGCGGTGAATCAAAAGCAGAGCAAAATACACTGGCTGAAAGTATGGCAGTGGTTCCGTAAACCCCGTAAGTGCTGACCATGAAAGGGTCATAAGCCAATCCCCTACATAATTCGGATGGCGGCACACGCCCCAGTAGCCCGACACAATCAGCGATTTGCCGCTGGACGTATGCATAACCTTCAGCGCCGCATTCGCTGGATCTTTTGGATTTTGTCGAAAACGACTTTTTTGATTGTTTGAGCCACGAAACACAGCGTAGCCAACAAGCGCCACCGCAGCGCAAATGCCTACGTGCATGTAGCTCAGCTGCGAGGCATGATAAGCCAGGAACTTTGCTTTCAGTGTATAAGTGAAAGGTACCCACGCCAAATCGCCGAAGCACAGCATAAACCCAAAACCATCATGCACGATGTCCATCATGGTGAGGTTTCCCTCTTCATAAAGAAGCCCGTCCAACACATAGAAAGACTCTAGCAGGGCAACCACAATAATGCTGGGCGAGCACGTACCGACCTCCATCGCTTTTGCCACAAATGCCCAATTCAGTACGCTCCAACCAATGAGACCGGGACGCAGTTCACACATAAACTTCCAGTCAAGCGAACCCGTACGTGGATTGAGCTCACGGCCAACCCAGAAATCGTATAAGTAGTTCCCAGTGTTTCCTCCGGGGGAAAACGACACCTGAGAAGAGCGGAAGGAAGCGACGTATAGCACGATGCtcataaaaacagaaatgaTGATGGCAGCCACCATGAGTGGCATAAACATGTCAGCCAGCCAGGCTAGACGAATCACATCAGCGTAGTGCATACCACCCAAAATAGCATGTACAAGTGTGAACACATGCAACGCGTTGATATTGTACGTGAGACATGTTCCATCAGAGAGTTTCACACCCTTCACTTGCTTTCCAACCGGAGTAATGTAAAGAAGTGCATGAAATGCCATCCACAACAACTCGACACCAAGTGCCAGTAACAATCGCGGCACTCCCACATCCAATGCCAACAACATCATTGCGGGAAGGTCCCATACATTATGCACACTACACGAAGTTTCTGAGCACAAGACATTGAGACCAATAACTGTGAGTGGCAGAAGCACCACCATCCCAAGTGCTCCCAGAGGGCCTCCCCACTCGTAGGAGCGGTTTTTATTCGTCACTGGTGTTTTAGTTCTGGGAGTGACGGGACTCTTTTTAGTCCTCCCGGGCGTCCGAGGCGCAGGCGATGCGGAGCGAGATTTTGTACCCTTGCGGCTCCGTGGTGGCATTTGATGCTGATCCTTGCGTTACTTTTTCTGCaacgaataacaaacaaTATGGGGAGaagtgtatttttttttcttttaaatgtCCAGTTTGATACTCTGTCAGTGTGATCCTACGTAGTACAgtcgttttccttttaaataAACGGGCTCGGTACCTATGACTCGGTCAAAATAGTGGGGTGATTAAGCGGTACAGAATATTACAAACCTTAGCGAGGAACAAAC includes:
- a CDS encoding C-14 sterol reductase, putative, encoding MPPRSRKGTKSRSASPAPRTPGRTKKSPVTPRTKTPVTNKNRSYEWGGPLGALGMVVLLPLTVIGLNVLCSETSCSVHNVWDLPAMMLLALDVGVPRLLLALGVELLWMAFHALLYITPVGKQVKGVKLSDGTCLTYNINALHVFTLVHAILGGMHYADVIRLAWLADMFMPLMVAAIIISVFMSIVLYVASFRSSQVSFSPGGNTGNYLYDFWVGRELNPRTGSLDWKFMCELRPGLIGWSVLNWAFVAKAMEVGTCSPSIIVVALLESFYVLDGLLYEEGNLTMMDIVHDGFGFMLCFGDLAWVPFTYTLKAKFLAYHASQLSYMHVGICAAVALVGYAVFRGSNNQKSRFRQNPKDPANAALKVMHTSSGKSLIVSGYWGVCRHPNYVGDWLMTLSWSALTGFTEPLPYFQPVYFALLLIHRQLRDEEQMREKYGAEDMHKFHRIVRYRLIPYVY